The Malus domestica chromosome 13, GDT2T_hap1 genome includes a window with the following:
- the LOC139190994 gene encoding uncharacterized protein, whose translation MSKPVLIRRLAKWALLFNQYEIIYIPAKAVKGQALTYFLAGCLIQFHMTCQMKKCSMPMFFDRSTGLDEAEVGVVFVSPQKLVLPYSFCLKELCSNNVAEYQSLIIELVINQLLIEYEVRKDDLVPYYRLATQFLQRSDAVIVEHVPRKENQMADTLANLASNIALREGEDVNILICQRWVVLLIIESPLEDANIISILPIDTEEWRQLLINYLEHEKLPDNPRHRLDVQ comes from the exons ATGTCGAAGCCAGTCTTGATAAGGCGATTGGCTAAATGGGCGTTACTTTTTAATCAATACGAGATTATCTACATCCCAGCAAAGGCCGTCAAAGGACAAGCTTTAACATACTTCTTAGCAGGTTGCCTAATTCAATTTCATATGACCTGCCAAATGAAGAAGTGTTCCATGCCGATGTTCTTTGACAGGTCAACGGGATTAGATGAAGCAGAGGTAGGCGTGGTGTTCGTCTCACCACAAAAGCTGGTGTTACCTTACTCATTTTGCCTAAAGGAATTATGTTCTAACAACGTTGCTGAATACCAATCTTTGATCATCGAG CTTGTAATCAATCAACTATTAATCGAGTATGAAGTGAGAAAGGATGATCTCGTTCCATACTACCGGTTGGCTACACAATTCCTTCAAAGGTCTGATGCTGTCATAGTGGAGCACGTTCCGAGGAAGGAGAACCAAATGGCAGATACTCTCGCCAACTTGGCTTCAAACATAGCTCTAAGAGAAGGAGAGGATGTGAACATTCTGATTTGTCAACGGTGGGTGGTCTTGCTCATCATTGAGTCACCATTGGAAGATGCAAATATCATCTCCATACTTCCTATTGATACAGAAGAATGGAGGCAATTATTGATTAACTATCTGGAACATGAAAAACTACCAGACAATCCTAGGCACCGTTTAGATGTTCAATGA